One window of the Flavobacteriales bacterium genome contains the following:
- a CDS encoding M23 family metallopeptidase, protein MSKVKYRYNSHTLSYDKIEVKFKDRLKKSLWFLGTGLVIGVIIYGLTYFYIDSPKEKQLKQQNAFLESQYELLNKKLDDISMVLEDIQHRDDNIYRVIFEAEPIPTEIRQAGFGGVNRYEKLEGYNNSELIIEAAKRIDQLSKQIYIQSKSFDEVFQMAKQKEGMMAAIPAIQPIHNKDLTRMASGYGMRMHPILKYKKFHAGMDFTAPVGTPIHATGKGIVIQADAESSGYGQHVKISHGYGYVTVYAHMSKIKCRVGDKVNRGDLIGYVGNSGLSSGPHCHYEVIKNNEHLNPVNFYFNDLTPEEYDKMLELSNTPLQSLD, encoded by the coding sequence ATGTCTAAAGTTAAGTACAGATATAATTCACATACTTTAAGCTACGATAAAATTGAAGTCAAATTCAAAGATCGGTTAAAAAAATCGCTTTGGTTTTTGGGCACAGGTTTAGTTATTGGTGTTATTATTTATGGTCTTACTTACTTTTACATTGATTCACCTAAGGAAAAACAACTCAAACAACAAAATGCTTTTCTAGAATCTCAGTACGAATTATTGAATAAAAAACTGGACGATATTTCGATGGTTTTAGAAGACATCCAACACCGAGATGATAATATTTACCGTGTAATTTTTGAAGCAGAACCTATCCCCACAGAAATACGACAAGCTGGATTTGGTGGTGTTAACCGTTATGAAAAACTTGAAGGTTATAATAATTCAGAATTAATTATAGAAGCTGCAAAAAGAATTGACCAACTTTCGAAACAAATTTACATTCAGTCAAAATCGTTTGACGAAGTTTTCCAAATGGCAAAACAGAAAGAAGGTATGATGGCTGCTATACCTGCAATACAACCTATACACAATAAAGATTTAACTAGAATGGCTAGTGGTTATGGAATGAGAATGCATCCTATTTTAAAGTACAAAAAATTTCACGCAGGCATGGATTTTACCGCTCCTGTTGGAACTCCAATACATGCAACAGGAAAAGGAATTGTTATTCAGGCTGATGCTGAATCGAGTGGTTATGGACAACACGTAAAAATTAGTCATGGTTACGGTTATGTTACAGTATATGCACACATGAGCAAAATTAAATGTAGAGTTGGCGACAAAGTGAATAGAGGTGATTTAATTGGATATGTTGGTAATTCTGGATTGTCATCTGGTCCGCATTGTCATTATGAGGTTATTAAAAATAACGAACACTTGAACCCTGTTAACTTCTACTTTAACGATTTAACACCTGAAGAGTACGATAAGATGTTAGAATTATCGAACACTCCATTACAATCGCTAGATTAA
- the alaS gene encoding alanine--tRNA ligase, whose amino-acid sequence MLSKEIRQTFLDFFKQKEHQIVASAPMVVKNDPTLMFTNAGMNQFKDLFLGYSEIKYARIADTQKCLRVSGKHNDLEEVGVDTYHHTMFEMLGNWSFGNYFKKEAIEWAWELLVDVYKIDKNKLYFTVFEGDEKDGTPWDEEAYNLWKNLLLKNGLTEDKILKCNKKDNFWEMGDTGPCGPCSEIHVDIRDEAEIAEIPGRDLVNNDHPQVIEIWNLVFMEFNRLASGELKKLPAQHVDTGMGFERLAMVLQGKKSNYDTDVFTPFIKKIEEISGLTYNYSSSKQDVAARVISDHLRAVAFSIADGQLPSNTGAGYVIRRILRRAIRYGYSFLDQKQAFIHQLVPIMVNQMGDFFPELKSQKELIEKVIKEEEESFFRTLEKGISRFENYISTTQQKTVDGKFAFELYDTFGFPVDLTELMASEAGFKVDMNEFDAELQQQKDRSRAATKMETGDWVELRKSEKEEFVGYDSTEAKISITKYRKVNAKGKEQFQLVFNLTPFYPEGGGQVGDTGFIAYENEKIEITDTKKENNLIIHFVDVLPTNIEAEFVATVEKNTRKLTACNHSATHLLHQALREVLGTHVEQKGSLVNAEYLRFDFSHFEKVSDEQLAKIEEIVNKRIQAGFDLQEFRAIPITEAEEKGAMMLFGEKYGDTVRMIQFGDSKELCGGIHVKNTKEIGLFKIKSEGSVAAGIRRVEALTNKGAAEWLKRIIEVYDRNKIIFKTTLTEEQQKQVVTYREKYVKQYQLISGMPELEEFDENFAVKEIDETINQLKKIKETKSIVDNLIRAKKQHAKDNQVGNQEQAKAIKADLLTKVEVVNGINVIAQRINLDDSAAIKDLAFQLKGQIDNLFLVLGAEVNNKPNLTIVVSDNLLKDKNLHAGNIVKEAAKEMQGGGGGQPFYATAGGNNLQGLDAAITKALSFLN is encoded by the coding sequence ATGTTATCAAAAGAAATTCGTCAAACTTTTCTCGATTTTTTTAAACAAAAAGAACATCAAATTGTGGCTTCGGCACCTATGGTTGTTAAAAACGACCCAACGTTGATGTTTACCAATGCAGGGATGAATCAGTTTAAAGATTTGTTTTTGGGTTATTCAGAAATTAAGTATGCCCGAATAGCTGATACTCAAAAATGTTTACGTGTTTCGGGAAAACATAATGATTTAGAAGAGGTTGGTGTAGACACTTATCACCATACCATGTTTGAGATGTTGGGTAACTGGAGTTTTGGAAATTACTTTAAAAAAGAAGCGATAGAATGGGCTTGGGAGCTATTGGTTGACGTATATAAAATTGACAAAAACAAACTTTATTTTACCGTTTTTGAAGGTGATGAAAAAGATGGAACACCTTGGGATGAGGAGGCTTACAACCTTTGGAAAAATCTTTTACTTAAAAATGGTTTAACCGAAGACAAGATTTTAAAATGCAATAAAAAAGATAATTTTTGGGAAATGGGCGATACAGGTCCTTGTGGTCCATGTTCAGAAATTCATGTTGACATTAGAGATGAAGCTGAAATTGCAGAAATTCCAGGTAGAGATTTAGTGAATAACGATCATCCTCAGGTAATCGAAATTTGGAATTTGGTGTTTATGGAGTTTAATCGATTGGCATCAGGCGAATTAAAAAAATTACCAGCTCAACACGTTGATACAGGAATGGGATTTGAGCGTTTGGCAATGGTGTTACAAGGTAAAAAATCGAACTACGATACCGATGTTTTTACACCATTTATCAAAAAAATAGAGGAAATATCAGGGTTAACTTACAATTACTCAAGCTCTAAACAAGATGTTGCCGCACGTGTAATTAGCGACCACTTACGTGCTGTTGCATTTTCTATTGCTGATGGTCAGTTACCATCAAACACAGGCGCAGGTTATGTTATTCGAAGAATTTTAAGACGTGCAATTCGTTACGGTTATAGCTTCTTAGATCAAAAACAAGCTTTTATTCACCAGTTGGTTCCAATTATGGTGAACCAAATGGGCGATTTTTTTCCAGAATTAAAATCGCAAAAAGAATTGATTGAAAAAGTAATTAAAGAAGAAGAAGAGTCGTTTTTCAGAACTTTGGAAAAAGGAATTTCTCGTTTTGAAAATTACATATCAACAACTCAACAAAAAACAGTTGACGGTAAATTTGCTTTTGAATTGTACGATACTTTTGGTTTTCCTGTAGATTTAACCGAATTAATGGCTTCTGAAGCGGGTTTTAAAGTAGATATGAATGAGTTTGATGCGGAATTACAGCAACAAAAAGACCGTTCGAGAGCTGCAACAAAAATGGAAACAGGCGATTGGGTAGAATTAAGAAAAAGCGAAAAAGAAGAATTTGTAGGGTATGATTCAACAGAGGCTAAAATATCCATTACCAAATACCGTAAAGTAAATGCGAAAGGTAAAGAGCAATTTCAGTTGGTGTTTAATTTAACGCCATTTTATCCAGAAGGTGGTGGTCAAGTTGGTGATACTGGATTTATAGCTTATGAGAATGAGAAAATTGAAATTACAGACACCAAAAAGGAGAACAATTTAATTATCCATTTTGTTGATGTTTTACCAACTAATATTGAAGCTGAATTTGTTGCAACAGTTGAAAAAAATACGCGAAAACTAACAGCCTGTAATCACTCGGCAACTCACTTGTTGCATCAAGCATTGCGTGAGGTGTTAGGGACTCATGTTGAACAAAAGGGGTCGTTGGTAAATGCCGAATATTTACGATTCGATTTTTCTCATTTCGAAAAAGTAAGTGATGAGCAATTAGCAAAAATTGAAGAGATAGTTAATAAAAGAATTCAAGCCGGATTCGATTTGCAAGAGTTTAGAGCCATTCCAATAACAGAAGCTGAAGAAAAAGGGGCAATGATGTTGTTTGGTGAAAAATATGGCGATACCGTTCGTATGATTCAATTTGGTGATTCGAAAGAGTTGTGTGGCGGTATTCATGTAAAAAACACCAAAGAAATAGGCTTGTTTAAAATAAAATCGGAAGGTTCGGTTGCTGCTGGAATTAGAAGAGTTGAAGCGTTGACAAATAAAGGGGCTGCAGAATGGTTGAAAAGAATTATTGAAGTCTATGATAGGAATAAAATTATATTTAAAACGACACTCACTGAAGAGCAACAGAAGCAAGTAGTAACTTATAGAGAAAAATATGTTAAACAATATCAGTTAATTTCTGGAATGCCAGAACTTGAAGAATTTGATGAAAATTTTGCAGTAAAAGAGATAGATGAAACTATTAATCAATTAAAAAAGATTAAAGAAACCAAAAGTATAGTTGATAATTTGATAAGGGCTAAAAAACAACATGCTAAAGATAATCAAGTTGGGAATCAAGAACAAGCAAAAGCCATTAAAGCAGACTTATTAACCAAGGTTGAAGTTGTAAACGGAATAAATGTTATTGCACAGCGAATAAATTTGGATGATAGTGCTGCTATAAAAGACTTAGCATTCCAATTGAAGGGGCAAATTGATAATTTGTTTTTGGTGCTTGGAGCAGAAGTTAATAATAAACCGAATTTAACCATTGTAGTTTCTGATAATTTATTGAAAGACAAAAATTTACATGCTGGAAATATAGTGAAAGAAGCAGCTAAAGAAATGCAAGGTGGCGGAGGTGGACAACCTTTTTATGCAACTGCTGGAGGTAATAACCTTCAGGGCTTGGATGCTGCGATTACAAAGGCGTTGTCATTTTTAAATTAA
- a CDS encoding M1 family peptidase: MKKIVILVFVALFAASLTAQQTGRIDKFKQLKEEFATPNVYRTASGAPGHQYYQQKADYVIDLELDDEKQTIKGVETITYKNNSPDKLTYLWIQLDQNMRAKDSDTKLIQTDRIDEKVNFYDLARLHNDFDGGFKLEYVKDAAGKDLKYTVNKTMMRVDLPTALNPGSTYSLKIKWWYNINNRDDIGGRSGYEYFEKDKNYLYTIAQFYPRMAVYNEVEGWQHKQFLGSGEFTLPFGDFKVNITVPADHIVGATGSLTNASNVLTSEQRNRFAKAQNEFKSPVIIVTQKEAEEAEKNHAVAKKTWSFSATNVRDFAFATSRKFIWDAMAVEYNGKKTLAMSYYPKEGNPLWEKYSTKVVAHTVASYSKHTVDYPYPVAISVHSKNIGMEYPMICFNGGRPSEDGTYSERVKYAMIGVIIHEVGHNFFPMIINSDERQWTWMDEGLNTFTQYMCEQEWERGYPSRRGPAYKIVDYMKGDKNNIMPIMTNSESLLQFGNNAYGKPAAALNILRETVMGRELFDFAFKTYAERWKFKHPSPEDFFRTMEDASGVDLDWFWRGWFYTTDHVDIAIKNVEWFKVDSKNPEMEKAFQKEMEAQGHKHIGEARNKKDITQTYDEKDPSINDFYSTYDPFEVTLLDKKDYQNYIKKLDEKDLELLNSKINYYNVTFENIGGLVMPLILNFTFKDGETKELRIPAEIWVKNDTKISKTFFFEKEVISIELDPWLETADVDLTNNNWPAKVQPSKFELFKQREYKWDSDSKENPMQRAERNKKALKSGDLEKENTKETDGDEK; the protein is encoded by the coding sequence ATGAAAAAAATAGTAATACTAGTTTTTGTAGCGTTATTTGCTGCATCACTTACGGCACAACAAACAGGTCGGATAGATAAATTCAAACAACTTAAAGAAGAGTTTGCAACGCCTAATGTTTATAGAACAGCATCTGGAGCACCTGGTCACCAATACTATCAACAAAAAGCCGATTATGTAATTGACTTGGAGTTGGATGACGAAAAACAAACCATAAAAGGTGTTGAAACCATTACTTATAAAAATAATTCGCCTGATAAATTGACTTATTTATGGATACAGCTTGATCAAAACATGAGAGCTAAAGATTCAGATACAAAATTGATTCAAACAGATAGAATTGATGAAAAAGTAAACTTTTATGATTTAGCTCGATTACATAATGATTTTGACGGAGGATTTAAATTAGAATATGTTAAAGATGCTGCTGGAAAAGACTTGAAATATACAGTAAACAAAACCATGATGAGAGTGGATTTACCAACAGCGCTTAATCCAGGCTCAACTTATTCGTTAAAAATCAAGTGGTGGTATAATATTAATAATCGTGATGATATTGGTGGTCGTTCGGGCTATGAGTATTTTGAAAAAGATAAAAACTATTTGTACACCATAGCTCAATTCTATCCAAGAATGGCAGTTTATAATGAAGTGGAGGGATGGCAGCACAAACAATTTTTAGGTAGTGGTGAGTTTACCTTGCCTTTCGGCGATTTTAAAGTAAACATTACCGTTCCTGCTGATCATATTGTTGGTGCAACTGGAAGTTTAACGAATGCTTCAAACGTATTAACCTCAGAACAACGAAACAGGTTTGCAAAAGCACAAAACGAGTTTAAATCGCCTGTTATAATTGTTACGCAAAAAGAAGCCGAAGAAGCAGAAAAAAACCATGCTGTTGCAAAAAAAACATGGAGTTTTTCAGCTACTAATGTTCGCGATTTTGCATTTGCAACTTCACGAAAGTTTATTTGGGATGCGATGGCTGTAGAGTATAATGGTAAAAAGACGTTAGCAATGAGTTATTACCCTAAAGAAGGAAATCCTCTTTGGGAAAAGTACAGTACTAAAGTTGTGGCACATACAGTGGCTTCTTATTCAAAACACACGGTAGATTACCCTTATCCAGTTGCAATTTCGGTACATTCAAAAAATATTGGAATGGAATACCCCATGATTTGTTTTAATGGAGGTCGACCAAGCGAAGATGGAACCTATTCTGAAAGAGTGAAATATGCCATGATAGGTGTTATTATACATGAGGTTGGGCACAATTTCTTTCCAATGATTATCAACTCTGATGAACGTCAATGGACGTGGATGGATGAAGGACTGAATACTTTTACTCAGTACATGTGTGAGCAAGAATGGGAAAGAGGCTATCCTTCAAGAAGAGGTCCAGCTTACAAAATTGTAGATTATATGAAAGGAGACAAAAATAACATTATGCCAATAATGACGAACTCTGAATCATTACTTCAATTTGGCAACAATGCTTATGGGAAACCTGCAGCAGCATTAAATATTTTACGAGAAACAGTAATGGGTAGGGAGCTATTTGATTTTGCTTTTAAAACTTATGCCGAACGTTGGAAATTTAAACATCCTTCACCCGAAGATTTCTTTAGAACAATGGAAGATGCATCGGGTGTTGACTTAGACTGGTTTTGGAGAGGTTGGTTTTATACAACCGACCACGTTGATATTGCCATTAAAAATGTGGAATGGTTTAAAGTAGATTCGAAAAACCCAGAAATGGAAAAAGCTTTTCAAAAAGAAATGGAAGCACAAGGTCATAAACACATTGGGGAAGCTAGAAACAAAAAGGACATTACTCAAACTTATGATGAGAAAGACCCGTCAATTAATGACTTTTATTCTACTTACGACCCGTTTGAAGTTACGTTGTTAGATAAAAAAGATTATCAGAATTACATTAAAAAATTAGATGAAAAGGATTTGGAATTGTTAAATTCAAAAATCAATTATTACAATGTAACATTTGAAAACATTGGAGGTTTAGTAATGCCATTAATTTTAAACTTTACGTTTAAAGATGGTGAAACTAAAGAACTTAGAATTCCTGCTGAAATTTGGGTAAAAAATGATACAAAAATCAGTAAAACGTTCTTCTTCGAAAAAGAAGTGATTAGTATTGAACTTGACCCTTGGTTAGAAACTGCTGATGTGGATTTAACCAATAACAATTGGCCAGCAAAAGTACAACCTTCGAAATTCGAATTGTTTAAACAACGTGAATACAAATGGGATTCCGACTCTAAAGAAAACCCTATGCAACGTGCTGAAAGAAATAAGAAAGCACTTAAATCGGGAGATTTAGAAAAAGAAAATACCAAGGAGACGGATGGTGATGAAAAATAA
- a CDS encoding M28 family peptidase, with product MKFSFKLTILLLVFFVFMQKASAQSFNSFYGNIVANCEFDSIQKNVLDFVNYGVKEVGTSANANSLNWLINKYQSLGYTDIKIDTFSYASMFAYNLIVTKTGTTYPNRFVIVDGHYDTKNGPGANDNGSGTSIILETARLLKNVNTEFSIKFIHFSAEEVGLIGSSHYVNSIVIPQNMDIKILLNIDEVGGVNGMTNNTIICERDENNNPSTNNVASANYTDTLAQCMQLYSNLNTEISYAYASDYMPFQGVGKVITGLYEKNQSPYPHTPNDVVANMDMNYVFEVAKGTIGATLYFAVAYDTATSVNTFENTIVSIFPNPATDYLTIDFKKTTDSFYDVKLINILGELIFSDRWINSKNSINTSKFPSGIYSLIIDSGSERFSTKIVVK from the coding sequence ATGAAATTTAGCTTCAAATTAACAATTCTTCTTTTAGTTTTTTTTGTATTTATGCAAAAAGCTTCTGCTCAAAGTTTCAATTCATTTTATGGCAACATTGTGGCAAATTGTGAATTTGATTCCATTCAAAAAAATGTGTTGGATTTTGTAAATTATGGAGTTAAAGAGGTTGGTACCTCTGCTAATGCAAATTCCTTAAATTGGTTAATTAATAAATATCAATCACTTGGGTATACCGACATTAAAATTGACACGTTTAGTTATGCCAGTATGTTTGCTTACAATTTAATTGTAACAAAAACTGGAACTACCTACCCAAATAGATTTGTAATTGTAGATGGGCACTACGACACCAAAAATGGACCTGGGGCAAATGATAATGGAAGTGGTACGAGCATAATATTAGAAACCGCACGTTTACTAAAAAACGTGAATACCGAGTTTTCAATTAAGTTTATTCATTTTAGTGCTGAAGAAGTTGGTTTAATTGGTAGCTCTCATTATGTTAATTCAATTGTAATCCCTCAAAACATGGATATAAAAATTTTATTAAATATTGATGAAGTTGGTGGTGTGAATGGAATGACCAATAATACCATTATTTGTGAACGAGATGAAAACAATAACCCTTCAACCAACAATGTTGCTTCTGCAAATTATACCGATACTTTAGCACAATGTATGCAGCTTTACTCTAATTTAAATACAGAAATATCTTATGCGTATGCTTCAGACTATATGCCTTTTCAAGGTGTTGGAAAAGTAATAACTGGTTTATATGAGAAAAATCAATCTCCTTATCCTCATACCCCAAACGATGTTGTTGCAAACATGGATATGAACTATGTTTTTGAAGTCGCGAAAGGAACCATTGGAGCAACTTTATATTTTGCTGTAGCTTATGATACTGCAACATCTGTAAATACATTTGAAAATACTATAGTCAGTATTTTTCCTAATCCAGCCACAGATTATTTAACGATTGATTTCAAAAAAACCACCGATTCGTTTTATGATGTAAAACTCATCAATATCTTAGGCGAACTTATTTTTAGTGATAGATGGATAAACTCGAAAAATTCAATCAATACATCTAAATTTCCTTCAGGAATTTATTCATTAATTATTGATTCCGGTTCTGAAAGATTTAGTACCAAAATAGTTGTCAAATAA
- a CDS encoding outer membrane beta-barrel protein, producing MRVKLILFYFLLVCSHAFFAQERVTTFGVQFKPIITSELFNTGKQEIKQNNVTFGVEPLTGYSFGMVIRKGMTKNLSLESGINYLNRKFELSINDQDTNFLEKSKYNLVNYEIPISLLVYIRLSEYIFMNVSGGLALDIYPSDLYTYSENFQNDVLMYDWIRPSLIANIGWEYRTDKSGYIYLGASYHRPFSHMAKEVVLYNGNRRYEKVELNLSGNYITVDIRYFFHEDAEKKKRKVKKSKPLERTK from the coding sequence ATGAGGGTAAAACTCATTTTATTTTATTTTTTACTAGTTTGTTCTCACGCATTTTTTGCTCAAGAACGGGTTACTACCTTTGGAGTGCAGTTTAAACCAATTATTACTAGTGAGTTGTTCAATACAGGTAAACAAGAAATTAAACAAAACAATGTTACGTTTGGAGTAGAGCCACTAACAGGTTATAGTTTTGGAATGGTTATTCGTAAAGGAATGACCAAAAACTTATCGCTTGAATCCGGAATTAACTACCTAAACAGAAAATTTGAACTGTCCATTAATGACCAAGACACAAATTTTTTAGAAAAATCTAAATACAATCTTGTTAATTACGAAATTCCAATTTCATTATTGGTGTACATTAGGTTGTCAGAGTATATTTTTATGAATGTTTCAGGAGGTTTGGCATTAGATATTTACCCTTCTGACTTATATACTTATAGCGAAAATTTTCAAAACGACGTGTTGATGTATGATTGGATAAGACCAAGTTTAATTGCCAACATTGGTTGGGAATATAGAACTGATAAAAGTGGTTATATATACTTAGGAGCATCTTACCATCGTCCATTTTCTCATATGGCGAAAGAAGTGGTTTTGTATAATGGTAATAGGCGATACGAAAAAGTGGAGTTAAATTTGTCGGGAAATTACATAACCGTTGATATCCGCTACTTTTTTCATGAAGATGCAGAAAAGAAAAAGAGAAAAGTTAAAAAATCAAAACCATTAGAAAGAACTAAATAG
- a CDS encoding phenylalanine--tRNA ligase subunit beta: MKISYNWLKNYIKTDLHPDKVAQILTDTGLEVESVEKIQTVKGGLEGLVVGEVLTKVKHPDADRLNLTTVNVGAEVPLHIVCGAANVEVGQKVVVATIGTTLYNGDDSFEIKKSKIRGQLSEGMICAEDEIGLGTSHDGIMVLEPSTKVGMLAKTYFNIEDDFVFEIGLTPNRTDAVSHIGVARDLAAAINLTTDCKITRPSVDAFKIDNNNLSIQVDVQDVEKCPRYSGVTLSGIEVKESPDWLKNRLKAIGLNPINNIVDVTNFVLHETGQPLHAFDADKISGNKVVVKTVADKSKFITLDDKERTLSANDLMICNEKDAMCIAGVFGGASSGVSTSTKNIFLESAYFNSVAVRKTAKYHGLNTDASFRYERGADPEITVYALKRAILLMQEVAGGKVSSEIVDVYPNKIEPFNVEFSFENCYRIIGQKLDKAVIKKIINSLEIHIENETNDRLTLLVPAFKADVQREIDVIEEVLRVYGYNNIELPSLMSSALVYRQSIDKDKVINTISNLLVSQGFNEILSNSLTKSSYYSEKETLVKLLNPLSSELDVLRQNLLFNGLESVVYNQNRKIPNLKLFEIGKTYQKKNEKFEESSCLSIIISGNLNQENWNTTKTPTNFFHLKGVVNTMLEKFGLDKANFVFNQQGNDVYDYLLSYLLNEKELLQIGRVAKKTQKQFDINNEVYYAQINLDLFIKQASKVKVQYKEISKFPSVRRDLALLIDNKIDYKQIEELAFKNEKRLLKEVNLFDVYEGKNLEDSKKSYAVSFVFQDNEKTLTDVQVDKIIEKLITALSNDLGAKLR; this comes from the coding sequence ATGAAGATTTCTTACAATTGGTTAAAAAATTACATCAAAACCGATTTACATCCTGATAAAGTAGCACAAATTTTAACCGATACAGGATTGGAAGTTGAAAGTGTTGAGAAAATTCAAACTGTAAAAGGTGGTTTGGAGGGATTGGTTGTAGGAGAAGTGTTGACTAAAGTTAAACATCCCGATGCTGATAGACTGAATTTAACTACAGTTAATGTGGGTGCTGAAGTGCCTTTGCATATTGTTTGTGGAGCTGCAAACGTAGAGGTTGGTCAGAAAGTAGTTGTTGCAACTATTGGTACAACACTTTACAATGGAGACGATAGTTTTGAAATTAAGAAGTCAAAGATTAGAGGGCAACTTTCTGAGGGGATGATTTGTGCTGAAGATGAAATTGGATTGGGTACTTCTCACGATGGGATTATGGTTTTAGAACCTTCAACGAAAGTTGGAATGTTGGCAAAGACTTATTTTAACATAGAAGATGATTTTGTATTTGAAATAGGATTAACACCAAACAGAACTGATGCAGTTAGCCATATTGGTGTTGCAAGAGATTTAGCTGCTGCAATTAACTTAACTACTGATTGTAAGATAACCAGGCCTTCGGTTGATGCTTTTAAAATTGACAATAACAATTTATCTATTCAAGTAGATGTTCAAGATGTAGAAAAATGTCCTCGATATTCGGGGGTTACATTGTCAGGAATTGAAGTAAAAGAATCACCAGATTGGTTAAAGAATAGATTAAAAGCCATAGGTTTAAATCCAATAAATAATATTGTTGATGTTACCAATTTTGTATTACACGAAACCGGTCAGCCATTACATGCTTTCGATGCTGATAAAATTTCGGGAAATAAAGTTGTTGTAAAAACGGTTGCAGATAAATCAAAATTTATAACCCTTGATGATAAAGAAAGAACGCTTTCTGCAAACGATTTAATGATTTGTAATGAAAAAGATGCCATGTGTATTGCTGGTGTTTTTGGAGGGGCATCATCGGGTGTTTCTACTTCAACAAAAAACATTTTTTTAGAAAGTGCATATTTTAATTCAGTTGCTGTTCGTAAAACAGCTAAATATCATGGATTAAATACGGATGCTTCTTTCCGTTATGAACGTGGTGCAGACCCAGAAATAACGGTTTATGCGCTTAAAAGAGCCATTTTACTCATGCAAGAAGTTGCAGGAGGTAAGGTCTCGTCAGAGATTGTTGATGTTTATCCGAATAAAATAGAGCCATTTAATGTTGAGTTCTCGTTCGAAAATTGCTATCGAATTATTGGTCAGAAATTAGATAAGGCAGTTATAAAAAAAATAATCAATTCTCTTGAAATACATATCGAAAATGAAACTAACGATAGATTAACCTTGTTAGTCCCTGCATTTAAAGCAGATGTTCAGCGAGAAATAGATGTTATTGAAGAAGTATTACGGGTTTATGGATACAATAACATTGAACTTCCTTCTTTGATGAGTTCTGCTCTTGTTTACCGTCAATCTATAGATAAAGATAAGGTGATAAACACCATTAGTAATTTGTTGGTTAGTCAAGGTTTTAACGAAATTTTATCAAACTCATTAACAAAATCATCTTATTATTCAGAAAAAGAAACACTGGTTAAGTTACTTAATCCGCTAAGTAGTGAATTAGACGTTTTGCGTCAAAACCTACTTTTTAATGGGTTGGAATCGGTAGTTTACAATCAGAATAGAAAAATACCCAACCTAAAATTATTTGAAATTGGTAAAACCTACCAAAAGAAAAACGAGAAATTTGAAGAATCATCGTGTTTGAGTATAATAATTTCGGGAAATTTGAATCAAGAAAATTGGAATACAACAAAAACGCCAACCAATTTCTTCCATTTAAAAGGAGTGGTAAATACCATGTTAGAGAAGTTTGGGTTAGATAAGGCAAACTTTGTGTTTAATCAGCAAGGTAATGATGTATATGATTATTTGTTGTCTTATTTATTAAATGAAAAAGAATTACTACAAATAGGAAGAGTTGCTAAAAAAACACAAAAACAATTCGATATCAACAATGAAGTTTATTATGCACAAATTAACTTGGACTTATTTATAAAGCAAGCATCAAAGGTTAAAGTGCAGTATAAAGAAATTTCAAAGTTCCCTTCGGTTCGTAGGGATTTAGCATTGTTAATCGATAACAAAATTGATTATAAGCAGATTGAAGAATTGGCTTTTAAAAATGAAAAAAGACTGTTGAAAGAAGTTAATTTGTTTGATGTTTATGAGGGTAAAAATCTTGAAGATAGTAAAAAATCATACGCAGTTAGTTTTGTTTTTCAGGATAACGAAAAAACATTAACTGATGTTCAGGTAGATAAAATTATTGAAAAATTGATTACTGCCTTATCTAATGATTTAGGAGCTAAGTTAAGATAG